GTTTATCTGTTTagcttcaggaaaaaaaaaaaaaagacaaaatgtttaataacaaTGTTGCCAAGAATTTCTGACTCACTTGTGCAAGATTAATACCATTCTAAAGGTTGCgtgtgtgaacaaaaaaaagtacaaccTTTAGTGATTTTAATACAAGAAAATGAGACACATTTTCTTAGAAGTATGCTTTAGGCTGTGATCCAACAGATATTAGAAGTATGTCATATCGTAATATGCTACACATGGTAAATGTTAGGTGTCATTAGGCTGCAGGATCCATTTATTTAGAGAAGTGGGCAGTGTGAGTGCTACATATCCTcttaaaaatgtgcaataatATGAGTAAAGGAAATAGCAGGACCACCAGCAGCTTCCTCTTTGCTGAATTTGTTTCTGACAGTGTTTGTATTTGCTCTGGATCCCACCACGCAAACACAGAGAAGTCATCAGAAGGTCTTTAAGTGGTTCTTGAATTTGGCAAAGATTAAGACCCCTAAGCTAAATTTAAATGGAATCGAGAGCTTTCGCACGTGAAATGTTGCACAAAACCGAAATCTCAAATTTCTCTTAGTTTatgatgtttctttttcccaGATATATTTAATATCATGCAGAATTATGGATGAAGACATCACAGAATGTTATAAGCTTGATTTATGAAAGTTTATTGTAAACATGTCCACAACATTTCATAGTTTCATTAAAGACAAAGTCAGtgatataaaaacagaagtcaAAAAAATTGCAATACAGGAATGAGCACCTTAAGAATGGCTGTAGAAGAAACTCTCATAAATAACAGTTCACACATTTACAGAAccttaaaaagtaataatatttatttgacatttttcatgaTTGGATTAGtgacaaacttcaatgtattttttgggGATTTCTTGTGACACAGTGGTGCATTATGGTAAAGTGGATGAAAATTATACATGgcttgaaaatatatatatatatatatttttttttacaaataacacTGTGAAATATGTGTCtgcatttgtattaatttttcTGACTCAACACTGTGTAGGAACAGCTTCAGCTGGAGTTACAGCTGCCGTACAGCTGGGAATATCTTCTATGGCTTTGTTCCTCTGGGGACAGATTTTTAATCAATTcttatttgcaaaatagcttAAGCTCAAccagactggatggagagcagCTGTGAACATTGATTTACGGgtcttacaaaatgttttgtaagaAATGTTGTTCCAGGCCGGGAGTGTGCAGCCTTAACAATTCAAAGAGCAATTTTTGCCCTTCGCCCAGCTAGATAAAACTTGTTTAGAGCAGcaaatgttcaataaaattttgaaaatcttttgagaaatatttactATGGAAAATCTGATGTTATTATTAAAGAACCACAAtgctatttctatttttagattttaaagcaaattcaaacttgaaaacagttttttgtattGGATGTTATACAACTATGTAAAATAATAGTTTCCTAGTCAATGACGAAAAATAGATCTGAAGAATATGACTTTTAGTTCCATCCTGTTGTAGAATTTCAATGCAATTATTCCatgaaaaaactggaaaaactaCTGGAAcatgtattttaaacattagttacttatctttttttttttttttttttgctaaagttttAAATAACCATTGTGGAAGGCCCAAAGAGCTACTTGCAGCTCCGGAGCCGTAGGTTGAGAACCCTAAATCTAGACTGGTCGAAGACACTAGCTGTGTTTACGGTTTACCTCCACTCCAGTCTCTACTTTAGCATGCATTTATCTCCATTTACCTTTACTTCAACTCAGACCAGCTTCACAGtcctaaaaagaaaagtgtcccctcagcatgatgctgccacaacCATATTTCATGGGGTTGCGACGTGTATTATTTTCCCTCCACACACAGTCTTTTGTATGTTGGCCAAAAcgattggttttattttctgtgtccCCTCCATGGCTTATGGGATACTGTAAATGAAGCCTCATTTGGCTTTGCTTTAACAGTTCAGCACTAGCGCCAGTCTTCCAGTGAGGCCAGGTGTGTGAAGTGCTTCAGCTGCAGTGttcctgtcaacagattttcttggatctctgcagctcctttaaCTAATACCTTTAACTTTTCCAGGATTTCCAAACCTTTGAGGCCTTCGCAGAACAGCTGGACTAATTCAGAGATTCAATTACATACAGATTgaatatttactaattaggGGTTTCTTGGTGtgcactggattttttttttagggggccaaaaaattaaaatgggtTGAATAcaagatgattttaaaaaatgaacttaacATATGAAAATCATTTGTCATTTGCACCAATatgcgttttgttttgttttgttttgttttcacaattttgctgcttttgacGTCATTATGCATGTTTTTAGTTGAGGAAGCCGAAAAGACAGAAAGCAGGGTAGAGTTGTTCAGTCCAACACCAAACATCTGCCACCTGAGTGATTGCTGATCCAAACTGCCCATGGCGAAGGCTCAAACTGTGGCTTTTAAAAGAGCCTTTTCAGCCTAATACATGGCCCATTACCAAACGGCTATTCATCACATTAACCCCATGTCTAAAGAGACGCCAGTGCATCAAAAAGTACAGTGCCATGGCGCTCTGTGTCTCCGTTCAGGATACACTGAGTAGAGCGTCCACTTGGCCATAACTGTGTTTACCTCGGAGATACACAAACGCAGCCTGCCGCCAGCTCTATTAACAACTCGATCTCTGCTGATCTACAGGCAACTCATTAATTGTGCAGTGTAAAAATgaggattttttgtttgtaccACACCGCACTTGGTACTAGACGGTCCAGGCAGAGcagaaaatgcaacaatatgctcgctttaaaaaaaacagagacgtctatatttaaagaaaagaaaatgagaaaactaaACCTGTGCAGCAAACCTTTAATTAGCACAAAGTTGGAATTAAGGAACTTCAGGGCTGGCTGCGGTGAGCCTGATTTCTTAATAACATGGTGATAAACACAACAATCAATCAAGGTTCCTGACAGGACTTACAATTCAGGAGAGATTGGCCAAAATAAGAGTGGTTTCACTCTCTCATTGTGGCGGTGTGTATGCTGGTGTGTAAAAGGACACCGGCTGCAGTCTGCAGCGAAGCTACTCGCACCAAAGTGGTGATGGAAAGAGTAAAAAGCATCACTTTAATTTTACAGAACACAACAGCACCAGGTGAAGCCGCATCTGGAAAACAACAGCTGTTTAATCCGTACTGTAAAGTCACTCAACCTTCAGCACAACAATGACGCTTAATGTTTGAAAAAGCAGAGGAAGGCACAGTAAACACAGGGATGTGCAGCCCTTTGGTGTTAGGAGTCACTTTTGATTTAGATACACCATCACATTTGACAGTGTaatttacattatattattCTATCATTCTAAGCATACAAACACCTCAAAATAAACTAAGGTTCCAGTAtttaaataatgcaagaaaataaTGCTTACAATGTGACgttaaaactgttaaattgGTTTGTGCACAAATTTCTTTGCATATTATCAATCAAGACCTAAACCTTTAATTTTAGTCAGTGAATTGATAACAATGACTGCATTAGAAGCCTGACTGACAAGCAGATTGTAATCAAAAATTGAGGAAAATACACCTTTTCTAAAACGTACAGCTGATGCACTTTAGATTTTCATTACATagtatgtattttaaatattattgaaaccTAATTATAACAGAGAAATGGCTGAATTGCTGTATGTCTTTGGAGGGTAggattataaaaacaataataattgtaCAGGTAAATCAAGGAACACATTTCTGTGTGTTGGATATGAACACTCGTGACTTTAGTTTTGGCAGTGTCAGGACAGTTTTAGGCCAACGCCGTTTGTGGAGGGAAACTGTCATCCTGAACATGTGAAGAAGCTTCATCCTTTGCTTTTATCCACAAGAAAGGTGTAAATTTCTGAGAGTTGCTGGAAAGCTGGATGGAGATAAATGTACAGTAAGAGGCCACCAAAGACTTTTTCCTGGGGTAGAGGTTCACTTTACAGCAGGACAACGACTCCAAACAGCATCACAAGAGCTCAAAATCAGACTTGAATCAAACtgagaatttgtggcaagaTTTAAAAAGAGATAATCTGAGATTGACTGAGATTGTTCAGCTGTAATTTCAGAAAAAGGCAGTTTTGAATTCTGAGTCAGAagtctgaatacaaatgcatccCACTTTtcgtaatttttattttatacaaagTTTACAAGCCATGTGTAGTTTAAGTTGGAATGAGTCGTTTACAAAAGATAGAAAATGTTCATCGGGACAATTTTAACTGATCCCTGATTCAGAGAACCATGGTGAATGtgaacatttctaataaaatcttACAGAATGCATTGACTAATATGCAGATTCCATCAACGTTTCCGAAATGAGCATGTTTCAAGCTGGGAAACAGACGCACACCTACCCCTGCAGCGATTACATGCTCTGCCCCATGCAGTGTTTGCTTTCCTCGACTACAGTCCTCagctttttctgctgctttctgttgGAAGATCATTTGCTCAGCAGAGGTGATGTGAAACAAATAACGACTCTGAGAGGTAAATCACAGCAGCTCCTCTCTCTCACCTCGCCACTTTTAGCAGACCGTGGCTGATTTCCTTCCTTGCGTGACTCCGGAGTGTAAACACACGGCAAGAGTGACTCATCACTATTTCTCATTTCCATGGCCTGATATAAACACGTGAGAGGGTCAGGGGTCATCTTGGGGTGGCGTGTGGGTGGCGGGAGAGGGGCGGGGGTGCAGCACGTCTCCCCGTGAGACATCTTCCATTCTCCGAAGAATTCACAGCTTCCTGTGGCCAAAGCCGCACGCCTGCCCACTCGAGCCTggaggaaggagaaagagaaacagttagACACAGGCAGGGAGAAGGACAGGCGATTTAGGTGATAGA
This genomic interval from Gambusia affinis linkage group LG02, SWU_Gaff_1.0, whole genome shotgun sequence contains the following:
- the LOC122843063 gene encoding uncharacterized protein LOC122843063, which codes for MFVLLTAGYMLDFLHPPSLSSFTNVYCLCNAVIIFTQGRGRSEVETQPSWERTNSDGGLEVDSCRGEKSRSDPGSEARVGRRAALATGSCEFFGEWKMSHGETCCTPAPLPPPTRHPKMTPDPLTCLYQAMEMRNSDESLLPCVYTPESRKEGNQPRSAKSGEKAAEKAEDCSRGKQTLHGAEHVIAAGVGVRLFPSLKHAHFGNVDGICILVNAFCKILLEMFTFTMVL